The Fortiea contorta PCC 7126 genome has a segment encoding these proteins:
- a CDS encoding RrF2 family transcriptional regulator gives MELSCKCEYAILALLEMATNYQSGELLQIRQIAAQQDIPDRYLEQLLATLRRGGIVKSQRGAKGGYLLAREPWKITLLEILECLEGLDVHPCEENITSKSLDSSVVEEIWREACEAANSVLQKYTLQELCEKRDSRRQLDIMYYI, from the coding sequence GTGGAACTATCGTGCAAATGTGAATATGCAATTCTAGCTTTGCTAGAGATGGCTACCAACTACCAAAGTGGCGAACTGCTGCAAATTCGACAAATCGCAGCCCAACAAGATATACCCGATCGCTATTTAGAACAGCTATTGGCGACCTTGAGGCGCGGGGGTATCGTCAAAAGTCAACGAGGGGCCAAAGGTGGCTATCTGTTAGCACGAGAACCTTGGAAAATTACACTCTTAGAGATTTTGGAATGCTTGGAAGGATTGGATGTGCATCCTTGTGAAGAAAACATCACTTCCAAAAGCTTAGATAGTTCTGTTGTCGAAGAAATCTGGAGAGAAGCTTGTGAAGCTGCTAATTCAGTTTTACAAAAATACACTCTTCAGGAGCTTTGTGAAAAAAGAGATTCCCGGCGACAGTTGGACATCATGTACTACATTTAG
- a CDS encoding iron uptake porin encodes MSNLLWKSLVVSPAVLGATLLVSATAIAAPNATTEVSSTDKQPVAEVAQKTDILAQAIPASKDSSVLEQVNRYSKEGNNNVQSQVTSVSQFSDVQPTDWAFQALQSLVERYGCIAGYPNGTYRGNRALTRYEFAAGLNACLDRVNELIATATADLVTKQDLATLQRLQEEFSAELATLRGRVDSLEARTAELEANQFSTTTKLVGEAIFAVTDVFGGRTEDANNTVFQDRVRLSLNTSFTGRDLLTTRLSASNATAFDFRNNANLPLTTAEGKQTFQVTNGSTNNSVKIDRLTYEAPIGPAQVYLAASGGQHSHYAAVNNPYFFDKTDGGNGALSTFASENPIYRIGGGAGIGINVPFGRGGGILRPSSVTLGYLASDANNPGASNGLFNGNYAALGQLNFAVGDRLALAATYVHGYHAGNTALFDAGFGRLGNTGVANGIVGTNQANRIDAPANSNSYGISAAFRPSEKLSVSGFVSYHDVTQTGAGNDYEAWSYGAGVALADFGKRGNVLGIFAGAQPYARNRPGFVGASEVPYQIEGFYKYRVSDNISITPGVIYLTNPGQTNSDSAIIGTVRTTFSF; translated from the coding sequence ATGTCTAATCTTTTATGGAAATCCTTGGTGGTTAGTCCAGCGGTTTTGGGCGCAACGTTGTTAGTCTCAGCAACAGCGATCGCCGCACCAAACGCAACCACCGAAGTGTCATCAACCGACAAACAACCAGTTGCGGAAGTAGCCCAAAAAACAGATATTTTGGCGCAAGCAATTCCAGCCAGCAAAGATTCCAGCGTTTTAGAGCAAGTTAACCGCTACAGCAAAGAAGGTAACAACAACGTTCAGTCTCAAGTGACATCGGTATCTCAATTCTCCGATGTGCAACCTACAGATTGGGCATTCCAAGCTTTGCAATCCTTGGTTGAGCGCTATGGTTGTATTGCAGGTTATCCCAACGGTACTTATCGTGGGAACCGTGCTTTGACCCGTTATGAATTTGCGGCTGGTTTAAACGCTTGTTTGGATCGGGTGAACGAATTGATCGCCACAGCCACAGCTGACTTGGTGACAAAACAAGATTTAGCTACCCTACAGCGGTTACAAGAAGAATTTTCCGCTGAATTAGCCACCCTGCGCGGTCGCGTGGACTCCCTAGAAGCCCGGACTGCGGAATTAGAAGCCAACCAATTCTCCACCACCACCAAACTAGTCGGTGAAGCCATTTTCGCTGTAACTGATGTTTTTGGTGGCAGAACTGAGGACGCTAACAACACTGTTTTCCAAGACAGAGTGCGCTTGAGCTTAAACACCAGCTTCACAGGTAGAGACTTGTTGACCACTCGCCTATCGGCTAGTAATGCTACAGCTTTCGATTTTCGCAACAACGCTAATTTACCTTTAACTACCGCTGAAGGCAAACAAACATTCCAAGTCACTAACGGTAGCACCAACAATAGCGTCAAAATTGACCGATTGACCTACGAAGCGCCCATCGGCCCAGCTCAAGTTTACCTTGCAGCTAGCGGTGGTCAACACAGCCATTATGCCGCTGTGAACAACCCCTACTTCTTCGATAAGACCGATGGTGGTAACGGTGCGTTGTCCACATTTGCATCAGAAAACCCCATCTACCGCATTGGTGGTGGCGCTGGTATCGGGATCAACGTACCCTTTGGTAGAGGTGGCGGGATTCTCAGACCCAGCTCTGTGACATTAGGCTATTTGGCGTCAGATGCTAATAATCCTGGTGCTAGTAATGGTTTGTTCAATGGTAACTATGCGGCTCTGGGTCAGTTAAACTTTGCTGTAGGCGATCGCCTCGCTTTAGCTGCAACCTACGTCCACGGTTATCACGCTGGAAACACCGCTTTATTTGATGCTGGTTTTGGCAGACTTGGTAATACTGGTGTTGCTAACGGTATTGTTGGTACTAACCAAGCCAATCGCATCGATGCTCCAGCTAACAGCAATTCCTATGGTATTTCAGCTGCTTTCAGACCCAGCGAAAAACTTTCGGTTAGTGGCTTCGTTTCTTACCATGATGTCACACAAACTGGTGCTGGTAACGATTATGAGGCTTGGAGTTATGGCGCTGGGGTAGCCTTAGCTGACTTTGGTAAAAGGGGTAACGTGTTAGGAATTTTTGCTGGTGCACAACCCTATGCGCGTAACCGTCCCGGCTTCGTTGGCGCCAGTGAAGTACCTTACCAGATTGAAGGCTTCTACAAGTATCGCGTCTCTGATAACATCTCCATCACTCCTGGTGTGATTTACTTGACTAATCCTGGTCAAACCAATTCAGACAGTGCAATTATTGGTACTGTCAGAACAACATTTAGTTTCTAG
- a CDS encoding 4a-hydroxytetrahydrobiopterin dehydratase: MARLLTEAEIKEQANTLSKWTVEDSQLQITRKFKDFIQAIEFVNKLVEPSESAGHHPDIEISYNKVKIKLTTHDAGGLTQNDFDLARVISQLS, encoded by the coding sequence ATGGCACGGCTACTCACTGAAGCAGAAATCAAAGAGCAAGCGAATACTCTATCAAAGTGGACAGTGGAAGATTCCCAATTGCAAATCACCCGCAAATTTAAAGATTTTATTCAAGCGATTGAGTTTGTGAATAAGTTAGTGGAACCATCCGAATCAGCGGGACATCATCCAGACATAGAGATTTCTTATAATAAAGTCAAAATTAAACTCACAACACATGACGCAGGTGGATTGACCCAGAACGACTTTGATTTGGCAAGAGTAATTTCACAACTCAGCTAA